A stretch of Scheffersomyces stipitis CBS 6054 chromosome 2, complete sequence DNA encodes these proteins:
- a CDS encoding predicted protein — MVRRTRGAKRNKSVDSSDNDDSLSDASDEEIVTSNTPASNLDNDQKTHYFVTINSKNRNGNSSSMLGSFFETLNPFKKRKTAPAEDSIPKTPFLQLFNGQEPPEAVAKRYQLFVDTWKPQLEQIESELNQANNALFSNLLKFIDERGAKSRLPTAYVQLTTNSANNLRIMQDFNNYLKQQPKFNNTTVINLMSKNCYNIKSTFREIIKQFLEANNEEFNIQGRVNYDFDIVRDYCISNIKDLKSFHILIIIQDTNSMSNHVLNQLIRILHSYCTELPIHLVLGLSSENVGKWISGNLSNESRIIVDGNKFSSNDNIDFGFELLDKLFLNPHGMSLILHPQLTTIILNRFKYSNNSIDALIAEIKLVYMIHFYQQPLSLLLSVAPSEISSLGPVHLQRLRKLPSFKKHIELNLASKSFNYSFFKSLLTDDVVLVQEFEKASVNFGEYQKTVLNAIDIVSYLQKFGHNQSLTKHKFDLYNMIANNKFVHSVYLNELLKSISKSSELQTKVTNKFLLPISSQYQGQYETKLLLDLSAQKAPEDIIAAFRNYFKNPLLQKPIEEMLFNEVFTMNGGTITQVPEPLFEENYENLMINLIRPNLRSTLEHGLENSNPYLSNPLIVDSESSQKGTLNPTLTYLFKVYKEAPVNISIYDFYIAFKSSLDRNKIKELLEKEDEVDIDVDEVWEKLTYSWFTQNCFELMMMGLLKEKPKGDHLEKAIWKGV, encoded by the exons ATGGTTAGACGAACACGCGGAGcgaaaagaaacaaatcaGTTGATTCCAGTGATAACGATGACTCTCTTTCAGATGCCAGCGACGAAGAAATCGTAACCTCGAATACCCCAGCTTCTAACTTGGATAATGATCAAAAGACCCATTACTTCGTTACAAtcaatctgaaaaatcgcAACGGCAATTCGTCGTCGATGCTAGGCTCGTTTTTCGAGACTCTCAACCCCTTtaagaaaaggaaaacagCTCCTGCTGAAGATTCCATTCCTAAAACACCGTTTCTCCAGTTATTCAATGGACAAGAACCTCCGGAGGCTGTAGCCAAGCGATACCAACTCTTTGTAGACACATGGAAACCACAACTTGAACAGATTGAATCAGAATTGAATCAAGCCAATAATGCCTTATTTCTGAATCTTTTAAAATTCATTGACGAAAGGGGAGCAAAATCCAGACTTCCTACCGCTTACGTACAATTAACCACCAACTCAGCCAACAACTTGCGGATAATGCaagatttcaacaactaTCTAAAACAACAGCcaaaattcaacaatacGACTGTGATAAATCTCATGTCTAAGAATTGCTACAATATCAAATCAACCTTTCGCGAAATCATCAAACAGTTTCTCGAGGCTAACA atgaagaatttaACATTCAGGGAAGAGTCAACTATGACTTCGACATTGTCAGGGACTACTGCATTTCAAAcatcaaagacttgaagtcGTTTCACATCTTGATTATTATCCAGGACACAAACCTGATGTCCAACCATGTGCTCAATCAGTTGATCCGAATACTCCATTCTTATTGCACCGAGCTTCCTATCCATTTGGTGTTGGGATTATCTTCCGAAAATGTAGGCAAGTGGATTAGTGGAAACCTCAGCAATGAAAGTAGAATCATAGTAGACGGTAACAAGTTCAGCAGTAATGATAATATAGATTTTGGTTTCGAGCTCTTAGATAAACTCTTCTTAAATCCCCATGGAATGAGTTTGATTCTTCACCCGCAGTTGACCACCATTATCCTTAACAGATTCAAGtattccaacaactcaatCGACGCGTTGATAGCCGAGATCAAATTGGTGTATATGATCCATTTCTACCAGCAACCGTTATCGCTCTTGTTGTCTGTAGCACCTTCGGAGATCTCAAGCTTGGGTCCGGTGCATCTTCAGAGATTGCGTAAATTaccttccttcaagaagcATATCGAGCTCAACTTGGCTAGCAAGTCGTTCAACtatctgttcttcaagctGTTGTTGACAGATGACGTCGTTCTCGTACaggaatttgaaaaagctTCAGTCAACTTTGGGGAGTATCAGAAAACAGTGTTGAATGCCATCGACATAGTATCGTACCTTCAAAAGTTTGGGCATAATCAATCTCTAACCAAACACAAGTTTGACTTGTACAATATGATtgccaacaacaagtttgTTCATTCCGTGTACTTGAACGAGTTATTGAAATCCATATCCAAGTCTTCAGAATTACAAACGAAGGTAACAAACAAATTTTTGTTGCCAATTTCTTCCCAGTATCAGGGCCAGTATGAAACAAAACTTCTTCTAGATTTGTCAGCGCAGAAAGCCCCTGAAGATATAATTGCTGCATTCCGCAATTATTTCAAGAATCCTCTTCTACAGAAACCCATTGAGGAAATGCTCTTCAACGAAGTCTTCACAATGAATGGAGGAACAATAACACAAGTACCTGAGCCATTGTTCGAGGAGAATTACGAAAACTTGATGATAAATCTCATTCGTCCTAACCTTCGTTCAACACTTGAACATGGTCTTGAAAATAGTAACCCTTATTTAAGCAATCCCTTGATAGTGGATAGTGAAAGTTCACAGAAGGGAACTTTGAACCCTACGTTGACATATTTGTTCAAGGTTTATAAAGAAGCACCAGTGAATATCAGTATCTATGACTTTTACATTGCTTTCAAGCTGTCTCTCGATAGAAACAAAATTAAGGAGTTGTTagagaaggaagatgaagtagaCATCGACGTGGATGAGGTATGGGAGAAACTTACTTATTCGTGGTTTACGCAGAACTGTTTCgagttgatgatgatggGACTATTAAAAGAGAAACCTAAGGGTGACCACTTGGAGAAGGCAATATGGAAGGGTGTATAG
- a CDS encoding predicted protein, which yields MYANSSHISNRIFRSQRFMILLILSSFIALLIITSISGHGAALQEQVSSASDKLAAFYSGTDRLPSGKSDVEMEKEAEKEEEELKQSAAAAAAAAEKENGKSKKPESTKADDDDEDEDEDEDAKDSNEESPASAEKSPEEDTEKDTEKDTQKDTETDSEKGTEKTSEEVSENDSSVVEATINTVPQISNSGPVDLLEEGEDSGEDTEVKLQQDDDIAATPPKQFSPDEETEPVVGAEENAPESLDTTIS from the coding sequence ATGTATGCAAATTCTAGCCATATCTCCAACAGGATCTTCCGGAGCCAACGGTTCATGATTCTCCTCATTCTTCTGAGTTTCATTGCGCTTTTGATAATAACATCTATATCGGGCCATGGAGCAGCTTTGCAAGAACAAGTGTCTTCAGCCAGTGATAAGTTGGCTGCATTCTATTCCGGAACTGATAGATTACCCAGTGGAAAGTCAGACGTTGAGATGGAAAAGGAAGCCGaaaaagaggaagaagagttgaaacagagtgctgctgctgctgccgcCGCCgctgaaaaggaaaatgGAAAGTCGAAGAAACCGGAATCAACAAAAGcagacgacgacgacgaagacgaagatgaagatgaagacgcTAAGGATTCAAACGAAGAGTCTCCAGCTAGTGCCGAAAAAAGCCCTGAAGAAGACACTGAAAAAGATACTGAGAAAGACACTCAAAAAGACACTGAAACAGATTCTGAAAAAGGCACTGAAAAgacttctgaagaagtttctgaaaACGACTCTTCTGTTGTAGAAGCAACTATCAACACTGTGCCACAGATTTCTAACTCTGGTCCGGTAgaccttcttgaagaaggcgaggattctggagaagataCTGAGGTTAAACTTCAGCAAGATGACGATATTGCAGCTACGCCTCCAAAACAGTTTTCGCctgacgaagaaacagaGCCTGTGGTCGGGGCCGAAGAGAATGCTCCAGAGTCCTTGGACACTACTATTTCTTAG
- the MNT44 gene encoding alpha-1,3- mannosyltransferase (involved in adding the 4th and 5th mannose residues of O-linked glycans) — protein sequence DESKLELSEEELSQLEPKYQEILKLISEEEQILHDYMAHLKIFNRCFLKDAGVSKQNDAFISSQKSKLKGLQFINQKPGSRITKKEKAIFSTTRHLENKLYPWLSQKSPIYENGGKKTALISSMYPFASTPFLKQFRDKLSGKGIVLTIADHHLESTIRLIHLLRALLNDLPIQIIYTPESLSEESKHQILQASVSAFNTFPVQDVTFVNVEPAIAENYRGKFGGFGNKILAVLFNTFEEMMLIDADTVIMIPPSEFFELRKYKRSGTLFYKDRSTIEFRPESDLVFFKKLMNTQVDEVMFGLAQPSNSTMQLPFFAYRLNHLMESGLVLVDRRRYFEQPLIMAQLNFYNTVQSRVYGDKELFWLALVILGQNEFQFNELFAGAIGEVTPKAERFKDIGKEVKLRSKEICSNHPAHFNDEDYHTLLWFNSGFEFCNQVFQVDFEYESGDKKRYSKFKTTKEYETFMRDKLKIKAAIIPPAPTVHADNDLGEPNRGWFNMRQYCFGYTWCAYSSVGEGDTEESQGLYIEFNSNEIKHFEWLGNTWMSRFDY from the coding sequence GACGAATCGAAGCTTGAATTATCAGAAGAGGAATTAAGCCAATTGGAGCCAAAATACCAAGAGATCCTCAAGTtgatttctgaagaagaacaaataCTCCACGACTATATGGCCCACTTGAAAATATTCAACAGatgtttcttgaaagatgCTGGTGTACTGAAACAAAATGATGCCTTTATTTCTAGCCAAaagtcaaaattgaaagGATTGCAGTTCATCAACCAAAAGCCAGGGTCTCGCATCaccaagaaggagaagGCCATATTCTCTACTACAAGACACTTGGAAAACAAACTCTATCCCTGGTTGTCTCAGAAATCTCCCATCTATGAAAACGGTGGCAAGAAAACAGCATTGATCTCTTCTATGTATCCATTCGCATCGACACCCTTCTTAAAACAATTCAGAGATAAATTATCGGGAAAAGGTATAGTTCTCACTATTGCAGATCACCATTTAGAGAGCACCATCCGATTAATTCACTTATTAAGAGCATTGCTCAACGATCTCCCCATACAAATCATATATACCCCAGAGTCGTTGTCTGAAGAATCGAAGCATCAAATTCTCCAGGCTTCAGTTTCTGCATTCAACACTTTCCCAGTCCAGGATGTTACTTTCGTAAATGTGGAGCCTGCTATAGCTGAAAACTACAGAGGCAAGTTCGGGGGATTTGGCAACAAGATCCTTGCGGTGTTGTTCAATACCTTTGAAGAGATGATGCTTATTGATGCTGATACCGTAATAATGATACCACCATCAGAGTTCTTTGAATTGAGGAAATACAAGAGATCAGGAACTTTATTCTACAAAGATCGTTCCACTATTGAATTCCGTCCAGAATCTGATCTCgtctttttcaaaaaaCTCATGAACACCCAGGTGGACGAAGTTATGTTTGGATTGGCACAGCCAAGCAATTCGACCATGCAGTTGCCTTTTTTTGCCTATCGTTTGAACCATTTGATGGAAAGTGGTTTGGTACTTGTagacagaagaaggtacTTTGAACAACCTTTGATCATGGCTCAGTTGAACTTCTACAACACCGTTCAATCACGAGTTTATGGAGATAAGGAATTGTTTTGGCTTGCGCTTGTGATTTTGGGTCAGAATGAGTTCCAATTCAACGAGCTTTTTGCTGGTGCTATTGGCGAAGTTACTCCTAAGGCCGAGAGATTCAAAGATATCGGcaaagaagtcaagttAAGATCGAAGGAAATATGTTCTAACCATCCTGCCCATTTCAACGATGAAGACTACCACACTTTACTTTGGTTCAACTCTGGTTTTGAATTCTGCAACcaagtttttcaagtcGACTTTGAATATGAGTCTGGGGATAAGAAGAGATACAGCAAATTCAAAACAACAAAGGAATACGAAACTTTCATGCGGGATAAGTTGAAAATAAAGGCCGCCATCATTCCTCCAGCACCAACTGTCCACGCAGACAACGACCTTGGTGAACCTAACCGCGGGTGGTTTAACATGAGACAGTATTGTTTTGGTTATACTTGGTGTGCTTACAGTTCTGTGGGTGAAGGTGATACTGAAGAATCACAGGGACTATACATTGAGTTCAATCTGAACGAAATAAAACATTTTGAATGGCTTGGAAATACATGGATGAGTAGATTTGACTAC
- the GAP1.3 gene encoding general amino acid permease (go_component membrane~go_process transport), with translation MPEKELDYIRSREAADGSSTEKNGGVYIDAFDKQDNAPPLKGWSRFVDGFKRADAVDYGIDPNLSEPEKIAVMTANSPLSRSLKNRHLQMIAIGGSIGTGLFVGSGSVLRTGGPAGLLIGYILIGAMIYCTVQSLGELAVTFPVSGAFVTYNSRFIDPSWGFAMAWNYAMQWLVVLPLELVAAAITVKFWDSHTNSAAFVTIFYVLIVAINFFGVRGYGEAEFVFSIIKVIAVVGFIILGIVLVCGGGPKGGYLGGKYWHNPGAFAHGFKGVCSVFVSAAFAFAGTELCGLAAAETANPRKSLPKATKQVFWRITLFYVISLTLVGLLVPYTDERLIGTSSVDASASPFVLAIKNGGIGGLPSVMNVVIMIAVLSVGNSSVFGSSRTLAALAASGQAPQIFGYIDKRGRPLVGIIVQCVFGLLCYITASSKSGDVFNWLLALSGLSSIFTWMSINLCLIRFRRALYAQGRDTSELTFTSQVGVYGAIFGAGLNILVLIAQFWIAVWPLGDKPNAENFFMSYLGFPVVLVFYIPHKLWKRTWRLYIPAKEIDIDTGRRELDLDLVKQEIVEEKAYIASLPFYKRVYHFWC, from the coding sequence ATGCCTGAAAAAGAATTGGATTACATCAGATCCAGAGAAGCTGCCGATGgctcttctactgaaaaaAACGGCGGTGTCTACATCGATGCCTTCGATAAGCAGGACAATGCTCCACCATTGAAGGGCTGGAGCAGATTTGTCGATGGCTTCAAGAGAGCCGATGCTGTAGACTACGGTATCGACCCAAACTTGTCGGAACCTGAAAAGATTGCTGTGATGACTGCCAACTCTCCTTTGTCGAGATCGCTTAAGAACAGACACTTGCAAATGATCGCCATTGGTGGATCCATTGGTACTGGTTTGTTTGTCGGTTCCGGTAGTGTTTTGAGAACCGGTGGTCCAGCTGGTCTTCTTATTGGTTATATTTTGATTGGTGCCATGATTTACTGTACAGTTCAATCCTTGGGTGAATTGGCTGTTACTTTCCCTGTTTCCGGTGCTTTCGTTACTTACAACTCGAGATTCATTGACCCTTCGTGGGGTTTCGCCATGGCCTGGAACTACGCAATGCAGTGGTTGGTTGTGTTACCTTTAGAATTGGTTGCAGCTGCTATCACAGTGAAATTCTGGGACAGTCATACCAACTCTGCCGCTTTTGTCACAATTTTCTACGTCCTTATCGTCGCTATTAACTTCTTCGGTGTGAGAGGTTATGGTGAAGCTGAATTCGTCTTTTCGATCATCAAAGTTATTGCTGTTGTCGGTTTCATTATCTTGGGTATAGTGTTGGTCTGCGGTGGTGGTCCAAAAGGTGGCTACCTCGGTGGAAAATACTGGCATAACCCAGGTGCCTTTGCTCACGGTTTTAAGGGTGTTTGCTCGGTGTTCGTCTCGGCTGCTTTTGCTTTTGCCGGTACCGAATTGTGTGGTTTGGCTGCAGCCGAAACTGCCAACCCTCGTAAATCCTTGCCAAAGGCTACCAAGCAAgttttctggagaattACCCTTTTCTACGTTATTTCATTGACTTTGGTTGGTTTGTTGGTTCCTTATACCGACGAAAGATTAATTGGTACCTCTTCTGTTGATGCATCCGCCTCTCCATTCGTGCTTGCTATCAAGAACGGTGGTATTGGTGGTTTGCCATCCGTCATGAACGTGGTTATCATGATTGCTGTTTTATCTGTCGGTAACTCCTCGGtctttggttcttccaGAACCTTAGCTGCCTTGGCTGCTTCTGGCCAGGCTCCTCAAATTTTTGGTTACATTGACAAGCGTGGTCGTCCATTAGTCGGTATTATCGTGCAATGTGTCTTTGGTTTGTTGTGTTACATCACAGCTTCTAGCAAGTCTGGTGATGTCTTCAACTGGTTGTTAGCCCTTTCTGGTTTGTCTTCCATCTTCACCTGGATGTCCATCAACCTCTGTTTGATCAGATTCAGACGTGCCTTGTACGCTCAAGGTAGAGACACTAGTGAACTTACCTTTACCTCTCAAGTTGGTGTCTACGGTGCCATCTTCGGTGCTGGTTTGAACATTTTGGTCTTGATTGCCCAATTCTGGATTGCTGTGTGGCCTCTTGGCGATAAGCCAAACGctgaaaacttcttcatgtCCTATTTGGGTTTCCCTGTTGTTTTGGTATTCTACATTCCTCACAAACTCTGGAAGAGAACCTGGAGATTATACATCCCAGCCAAGGAAATTGACATTGATACTGgtagaagagaattggaCTTGGATTTGGTCAAGCAAGAAATTGTCGAAGAAAAGGCCTACATTGCCTCTTTGCCATTCTACAAGAGAGTCTACCACTTTTGGTGTTGA
- a CDS encoding predicted protein (go_funtion catalytic activity~go_process biosynthesis) — protein sequence MGAKEFKQVDVFTSVKFKGNPLAVLFDADDLTSEQMSDIATWTNLSETTFILKPTEPTADYKVRIFTPVNELPFAGHPTLGTCFSLLESGRIKPKNGLIIQECKAGLVSIRVENYDENDLSNVFLSFTLPYYKFSPITEEAIAQTEVGLGLPAGAIAASTPPVLVDDGPKWAIFQLKDAQAVLDVQIDFTKIGVVSEANGWSGLGLFGKHEDGTYEMRNLIPAEGSTEDPACGSGAGAVGAYVGAFLKEEVKSLNIKQGIKVNRDAKLKVTLVTNAEGKLDVIVGGNVVSVFNGTY from the coding sequence ATGGGAGCCAAAGAATTCAAACAAGTGGACGTCTTCACCAGCGTTAAATTCAAAGGAAATCCCTTGGCGGTTCTTTTCGATGCCGACGACTTAACTTCTGAGCAAATGCTGGATATTGCTACGTGGACCAATTTGTCGGAAACCACTTTCATCTTAAAACCTACTGAGCCAACGGCTGATTACAAGGTTCGTATTTTCACCCCTGTTAACGAATTGCCTTTTGCTGGACATCCTACTTTGGGTACGtgtttttctttgttgGAACTGGGAAGAATTAAGCCCAAGAACGGCTTAATTATCCAAGAATGCAAGGCTGGGCTTGTGTCTATTAGGGTTGAAAACTACGACGAGAACGATTTGTCCAATGTATTTCTCTCCTTTACTTTGCCTTACTACAAGTTCTCGCCTAttacagaagaagcaattgcaCAGACAGAAGTTGGTTTGGGTCTTCCAGCTGGCGCTATAGCTGCTCTGACTCCTCCTGTGCTTGTTGACGATGGTCCCAAGTGGgcaattttccaattgaagGATGCGCAAGCAGTGTTGGACGTACAAATAGACTTCACAAAGATCGGTGTAGTCAGCGAAGCCAATGGATGGTCCGGGCTTGGACTCTTTGGTAAGCACGAAGACGGAACTTACGAAATGAGGAACTTAATTCCTGCTGAAGGCTCAACTGAAGATCCAGCATGCGGTAGTGGTGCTGGAGCCGTAGGAGCTTACGTAGGAGCTTTCCTTAAAGAGGAAGTTAAGAGTCTTAATATCAAGCAAGGTATCAAAGTCAATAGAGATGCTAAACTAAAGGTCACTCTAGTTACCAACGCCGAGGGCAAACTCGATGTCATTGTGGGAGGCAACGTTGTGTCCGTTTTCAACGGTACCTATTAA
- a CDS encoding predicted protein (go_funtion catalytic activity~go_process metabolism), which translates to MTTAPLDSTKLVIEKTTNPKEVLPKEKLAFGKSFTDHMLEVEWTAQSGWGTPKLSPYHNFSLDPATCVFHYSFELFEGMKAYRDKDGKIRTFRSDKNMERMNGSAARASLPTFDGEEFMKIIDKLLLADERFVPEGYGYSLYLRPTLIGTTPALGVAAPDKALLYVIASPVGPYFAEGFKPVSLEATDYAVRAWPGGVGAFKLGANYVSCIQPQSEAAKRGHSQNLWLFGEEGYITEVGAMNVFFVFQNADGKKELVTPPLDGTILPGVTRDSTLTLAREKLNSNEWIVSERPLTIYEVKERALKGELVEAFGTGTAAVVSPIKNIEHRGEAIEVPVEDGKAGAFTKQISEWIRSIQYGEEDFKNWSRVAK; encoded by the coding sequence ATGACTACTGCTCCATTAGACTCAACCAAGTTGGTAATTGAGAAAACCACTAATCCAAAGGAAGTGTTGCCTAAGGAAAAATTGGCATTTGGAAAGTCTTTCACTGACCATATGTTGGAAGTAGAATGGACTGCTCAGAGCGGTTGGGGTACTCCAAAATTGTCGCCATAccataatttttcactcgATCCAGCCACCTGTGTGTTTCATTACTCTTTCGAATTGTTTGAAGGTATGAAGGCTTATCGTGACAAGGATGGCAAGATCAGAACATTCAGATCAGACAAGAACATGGAAAGAATGAACGGCTCTGCCGCCAGAGCATCGTTGCCAACTTTCGATGGAGAAGAGTTCATGAAGATTATTGATAAGTTGTTGCTTGCTGATGAAAGGTTTGTGCCTGAAGGTTATGGCTACTCATTGTACTTGAGACCAACTTTGATTGGTACAACTCCTGCTTTGGGTGTGGCTGCTCCTGATAAGGCTCTATTGTATGTAATTGCATCTCCTGTGGGGCCATACTTTGCAGAAGGATTCAAGCCTGTTTCCTTAGAAGCCACTGACTATGCTGTAAGAGCCTGGCCAGGTGGTGTTGGAGCTTTCAAATTGGGTGCCAACTACGTCTCTTGTATCCAGCCACAAAGTGAGGCTGCCAAGAGAGGTCATTCCCAGAACTTGTGGTTGTTCGGCGAAGAGGGTTACATCACTGAAGTTGGTGCCATGAATGTATTCTTTGTATTTCAGAATGCTGACGGCAAGAAGGAACTTGTCACTCCTCCTTTGGATGGTACTATTTTACCTGGTGTAACAAGAGACAGTACCTTAACTTTGGCTAGAGAAAAATTGAACTCAAACGAATGGATTGTATCCGAGCGCCCATTGACAATCTACGAAGTCAAGGAAAGAGCACTCAAGGGTGAGTTAGTGGAAGCCTTTGGTACTGGTACTGCTGCAGTTGTGTCTccaatcaagaacatcGAGCACCGTGGTGAAGCCATCGAGGTTCCAGTAGAAGATGGGAAGGCTGGAGCTTTCACTAAGCAAATCAGCGAATGGATCAGAAGTATCCAGTACGGTGAAGAGgatttcaagaactggTCGAGAGTTGCAAAATAA
- a CDS encoding predicted protein (go_component proteasome core complex (sensu Eukaryota)~go_funtion endopeptidase activity~go_process ubiquitin-dependent protein catabolism) codes for MNGISVDINHLKKGEVNLGTSIMAVKFKDGVILGADSRTTTGSYIANRVTDKLTQIHDTIYCCRSGSAADTQAVADIVKYYLQIYASQLPNDEKPTTQVAANVFQELCYNNKDNLTAGIICAGYDKKNKGSVYSIPIGGSIHKQDYAIAGSGSTFIYGWCNEHFKHDMEQDETVEFIKTALSEAIKWDGSSGGVIRMVVLTEKGVERLIFYPDEYQK; via the coding sequence ATGAATGGCATTTCTGTTGATATCAATCACTTGAAAAAGGGTGAAGTTAATTTGGGTACGTCCATTATGGCtgtcaagttcaaggacGGAGTCATATTGGGCGCCGATTCCAGAACAACCACTGGCTCGTACATTGCCAATAGAGTCACAGACAAATTGACCCAGATCCATGACACCATATATTGCTGTCGTTCTGGTTCTGCTGCTGACACTCAGGCTGTTGCAGATATTGTCAAATACTATCTCCAGATTTACGCTTCACAATTGCCGAATGACGAGAAGCCTACTACACAAGTAGCAGCCAATGTCTTCCAGGAGTTGTgctacaacaacaaggaCAATTTGACGGCTGGTATCATCTGTGCTGGGTACGACAAAAAGAATAAGGGTAGTGTATATCTGATTCCTATTGGAGGCTCCATACATAAACAAGACTATGCCATTGCTGGTTCGGGATCGACGTTCATCTACGGTTGGTGTAACGAGCACTTCAAGCATGACATGGAACAGGATGAGACCGTTGAATTCATCAAGACTGCATTGTCAGAAGCCATTAAGTGGGACggttcttctggtggtGTCATCAGAATGGTTGTGTTGACCGAGAAAGGTGTAGAGAGATTGATCTTTTATCCTGACGAGTACCAGAAGTAG
- a CDS encoding predicted protein (go_process protein folding): MLFLQTFLLFITISLAALIPQSGQAKDELTEQELQYLEDDPTITHKVTFQFSQKEEPDSPDSKILGEITMGMFGKTVPKTVFNFVKLANMTHGYGYERVLFHRIIQNFMIQGGDFQFGDGRGGHSIFEKGKFKDENFEINHNKKGRVSMANAGKDTNGSQFFITNTDDCTFLDGKHVVFGQVIGGFDTLAAVSAVKTNDKNRPLLDLFISNIKIQTLMISEPSPNYIYLIVVILVVVIWFAYSKSSYKKNAITDIKDSGIF; the protein is encoded by the exons ATGTTATTCTTACAGAccttccttcttttcattACCATTTCCCTTGCGGCGCTCATTCCCCAGTCGGGCCAGGCAAAAGATGAGCTCACAGAACAGGAGCTCCAGTATCTTGAAGACGATCCCACCATTACGCACAAGGTGACgtttcaattttcacagAAGGAAGAACCGGATTCGCCTGATTCAAAGATATTGGGAGAAATCACAATGGGAATGTTTGGCAAGACAGTCCCTAAGACAGTTTTCAACTTTGTTAAATTAGCCAACATGACTCACGGCTATGGCTACGAGCGCGTTTTATTCCATAGAATCATTCAGAACTTCATGATCCAGGGAGGTGACTTCCAGTTTGGTGACGGCAGAGGGGGCCACTCTATATTCGAAAAGGGTAAGTTCAAGGATGAGAACTTCGAGATCAACCATAACAAGAAGGGCAGAGTCTCAATGGCCAACGCTGGGAAGGATACCAATGGCTCTCAGTTTTTCATCACCAACACTGATGATTGCACCTTCTTAGACGGAAAGCATGTCGTTTTCGGCCAAGTGATTGGAGGATTCGACACATTGGCAGCAGTTTCTGCCGTAAAGACCAACGACAAAAACAGACCACTTCTCGATTTGTTCATTAGTAACATCAAAATACAAACCTTGA TGATATCCGAACCTAGTCCCAACTACATCTACTTGATCGTCGTGATCTTAGTGGTAGTGATATGGTTTGCCTACTCCAAGAGTTcgtacaagaagaatgccATCACTGACATCAAGGACTCTGGTATATTTTAG